The proteins below are encoded in one region of Equus przewalskii isolate Varuska chromosome 1, EquPr2, whole genome shotgun sequence:
- the FSAF1 gene encoding uncharacterized protein C1orf131 homolog — protein MVLLLGAVLPRWEARPRLRQWHPLQPLHRTPGAAILTRTEAARGPAARARSPSEPGSGGSTRLESRPPLGCNAAADPTMAQEQDLGSSAPACSQTLLDAVLQNLYDFGETEEEAEQKRIRKKRENKKRDEGTSVALAAEPAPQLSSLVRGQRKSASSFFKELREELQCAPAVTSTGSPLGPEVPSASVSPPLKKNRERVQVVEFHSRNKKRKQKPDQDENRKTKTSILEKDVDIQEFNLEKARLEVHRFGITGYGKGKERVLEQERAIMLGAKPPKNSYVNYKVLQEQIKEKKAAKEEEKRRAQDTDIFKKKKRKGQEDRKSKRKKSAPSILSSGRTGQIGKFKNGTLILSRVDIKKINSSRVPK, from the exons ATGGTGCTGCTGCTGGGGGCGGTTCTTCCGCGCTGGGAGGCCCGACCTCGCCTAAGACAGTGGCACCCTCTGCAGCCGCTACACAGGACCCCGGGCGCCGCCATCTTAACCAGAACGGAAGCCGCGCGGGGACCTGCGGCGCGCGCGCGCAGCCCCTCGGAACCCGGAAGCGGGGGCTCCACGCGGCTGGAATCCAGGCCGCCTCTGGGCTGTAACGCAGCTGCAGACCCCACGATGGCGCAGGAGCAAGACCTGGGGTCCTCTGCCCCTGCCTGTTCTCAGACACTTCTGGACGCTGTGCTCCAGAACCTCTACGACTTTG gagagacagaagaggaagcagaacagaaaaggatcagaaagaaaagggaaaacaagaagAGAGATGAGGGGACTTCAGTGGCCTTGGCAGCAGAGCCAGCTCCCCAACTCAGTTCTCTTGTAAGAGGCCAGAGGAAGAGTGCTTCCAGCTTCTTCAAGGAACTCAGAGAAGAGCTGCAATGTGCTCCTGCTGTGACCTCCACCGGTTCCCCTTTAGGACCAGAAGTTCCTAGCGCTTCAGTGTCTCCTCCCCTGAAGAAGAACAGAGAGCGAGTACAAGTGGTAGAatttcacagcagaaataaaaaaagaaaacagaagccagaTCAAGACGAGAACAGAAAG accAAAACTAGTATCCTTGAGAAAGATGTGGATATACAAGAATTTAACTTAGAGAAG GCTCGTTTGGAAGTGCACCGGTTTGGGATCACGGgttatggaaaaggaaaggaaagagtccTGGAACAGGAACGCGCCATTATGCTGGGTGCCAAG cctccCAAAAATAGTTATGTGAATTACAAGGTTTTGCAGgagcaaatcaaagaaaaaaaggcagcaaaagaagaagaaaagagaagg gccCAGGACAcagatattttcaagaaaaagaagaggaaagggcagGAAGACAG GAAatccaaaaggaagaaatcagCTCCCAGTATTTTGTCAAGTGGACGGACTGGACagattggaaaattcaaaaatggGACACTGATTCTGAGCCGAGttgatattaagaaaataaattcttcccGAGTGCCAAAATGA